From the Actinomycetes bacterium genome, the window CCGGCGGCGTCGGTGAGCACCTGCGCCCGTTGGGCGGGGGACGCCCGTCGTTGTGCGAGCCGGGCGAGGATCTGGTCCCACACCGACTCGACCTGCCGGTTCGGTGCACCGGCCGCCAGCAGCTGCACCGCGACCCGGATCTCGTCGCCGACAGGCTCGGTTTCTTCCGGCTGCACCTGACCGCTGCGCACAAGGGACGCTCGCACAGCTGGCGACCTCCCCTCAGCGCGTCGCTCGACCGAAGGCACGGTCCCATTGTCCGGCTCACCGCCGCAGTACGTCGACGCCGTATCGGGGGTCGGGGAACTTCGGAACCGGTTTTGGCGGTAGGTATAAGGCTGACAGGGGCCACAGGGAGGCCTTCCCGCTCGGGTCGGTGTCACCAGCACTCGCCCGGAACACGATGCATAGAGAGTTGCGTCGTTGCGACGATTGCGTTAGAGGCGGCGACGGGCTGGATCGCGTTGCTGTTGCCAGCGGGCCAGAGCCTCCGGGGAGACGGGGCGTAGCGGGCCAGCGAAGCGACCGCGGTGTGCCCCGAGTAGCTGAGCAGGGTGGCGGTGTTGGCGCCGTCCTCGGCGGCATGGGTGAGCGCGCTGTGCCGCAATTGGTGGAGCGACCAGCCGCCCCGCCGCTCCAGCTGCGCCGGATCGATGATGCCCGGGTTGGCCAGGGGCCGGGTGGCCTGCTCGAACAGCTCGGCGGCGCGGCGGTACGACAGTCGGGCCTGGCCGCCATCGGGGTCGAGGTCGCTGGGTGGGAGCTGGACTCGGGCGCGCCGGTCGGTGAGGAACACCGGGCCGCTGCGGCGG encodes:
- a CDS encoding site-specific integrase, which gives rise to MIVWRTGTARLLPRLLKGRRSGPVFLTDRRARVQLPPSDLDPDGGQARLSYRRAAELFEQATRPLANPGIIDPAQLERRGGWSLHQLRHSALTHAAEDGANTATLLSYSGHTAVASLARYAPSPRRLWPAGNSNAIQPVAASNAIVATTQLSMHRVPGECW